In a single window of the Elaeis guineensis isolate ETL-2024a chromosome 4, EG11, whole genome shotgun sequence genome:
- the LOC105044093 gene encoding LOW QUALITY PROTEIN: uncharacterized protein (The sequence of the model RefSeq protein was modified relative to this genomic sequence to represent the inferred CDS: deleted 1 base in 1 codon) — protein sequence MASITGAPPLIRSLLLGLCTFLLAFNFSSATPQTERIVAVVGNGECLDCAQKSIKNEEAFEGLHVAIQCKTGNGFYETKGVGLLDKSGSFDVPLPSSILGDDGELKDECFAQLRSASEAPCPDNNGVDQSKIVLKSKESGKHTFVVATGKLPFSSTCTSAFYFKHHPKDFKHKFHFHHHDFPPKHYFPPKKPVPRPAPLSKPPIVKKPRLPVPIYKKPHPPITKLPSLYYPHPKLKLPPIHKKPLPPIHKIPPLYHPHPKFKFPPSTRNPPPLHKPPLLYHPHPKFQFPPKPKFYKKKPPIVPPVP from the exons ATGGCGTCCATCACGGGAGCTCCTCCGCTTATAAGAAGCCTCTTGTTAGGCCTCTGCACGTTCTTGTTGGCATTCAACTTCTCCAGTGCGACCCCACAGACTGAAAGAATCGTTGCCGTGGTCGGCAACGGTGAATGCTTAGATTGTGCACAGAAAAGTATCAAGAATGAGGAAGCATTCGAAG GGCTTCATGTAGCCATCCAATGCAAAACTGGCAATGGGTTCTACGAGACCAAAGGTGTTGGTTTGCTCGACAAGAGTGGAAGCTTCGACGTACCACTACCTAGTAGTATCCTCGGCGATGATGGGGAGCTGAAGGATGAGTGCTTTGCGCAGCTCCGCAGTGCCTCAGAAGCTCCTTGTCCTGACAATAATGGAGTGGACCAATCCAAGATCGTGCTGAAGTCTAAAGAGAGTGGAAAGCACACATTTGTTGTGGCAACGGGGAAACTGCCATTCTCATCGACATGCACTTCGGCGTTCTACTTCAAGCACCATCCCAAGGATTTCAAGCACAAATTCCACTTCCATCACCACGACTTTCCCCCTAAGCACTACTTCCCACCTAAGAAGCCAGTTCCTCGTCCAGCACCACTGTCCAAGCCACCAATTGTCAAGAAGCCACGCCTGCCGGTGCCCATCTACAAGAAGCCACATCCTCCAATAACAAAGCTACCGTCCTTGTACTATCCTCACCCCAAGCTCAAGCTTCCTCCTATCCACAAGAAACCACTTCCTCCAATCCACAAGATTCCTCCCTTATACCATCCACACCCCAAGTTCAAGTTCCCTCCATCCACAAGAAACCCT CCTCCACTCCACAAGCCTCCTCTCTTGTATCATCCTCACCCCAAGTTCCAGTTCCCTCCCAAGCCAAAATTCTACAAGAAAAAGCCTCCAATCGTTCCCCCGGTACCGTGA